A region of Curvibacter sp. AEP1-3 DNA encodes the following proteins:
- the ubiB gene encoding ubiquinone biosynthesis regulatory protein kinase UbiB, producing the protein MSRLGRGLFIVWVVLRYGLDELVLTSFQKPWLRLIARIVSIGRSLDEPRGQRLREALERLGPIFVKFGQVLSTRRDLLPLDIANELAKLQDRVPPFDSEVAVATIERALGKPVSEIFVSFERTPVASASIAQVHFAVLKDRTGREREVAVKVLRPNMLGVIDKDLALMRMMAGWVEGLSADGKRLKPREVVAEFDKYLHDELDLVREASSAAQLRRNMEGLDLVLIPEMLWDYCTTEVLVMERMHGVPISQIDKLREAGVDVPKLARDGVTLFFTQVFRDGFFHADMHPGNIQVSLAPETFGRYISLDFGIVGTLTEVDKEYLAQNFVAFFRRDYKRVAELHIESGWVPAATRVDELEAAVRAVCEPYFDRPLKEISLGMVLMRLFQTSRRFHVEIQPQLVLLQKTLLNIEGLGRDLDPDLDLWATAKPFLEQWMLQQVGPQKLIHELKAQAPRYAKLLPELPGLLHQYLQRQGGGNEELMRELLQEQKRTNRLLQTLVAVVIGFSVGLVLVQLWARIRLF; encoded by the coding sequence ATGAGCCGCCTCGGCCGCGGGCTGTTCATCGTCTGGGTCGTTCTGCGATATGGGTTGGACGAGCTGGTGCTTACCAGCTTCCAGAAGCCCTGGTTGCGCTTGATTGCCCGCATTGTTTCCATCGGCCGTTCTCTGGATGAGCCGCGCGGGCAGCGTTTGCGCGAAGCGCTGGAGCGGTTGGGGCCGATTTTTGTGAAATTCGGGCAGGTGCTTTCCACCCGCCGGGATTTGCTGCCCTTGGACATCGCCAACGAACTTGCCAAGCTGCAAGACCGCGTGCCCCCCTTCGACTCGGAGGTGGCGGTCGCCACCATCGAGCGCGCACTGGGAAAGCCGGTGTCCGAGATTTTTGTGTCGTTCGAGCGTACGCCGGTGGCCAGCGCATCGATTGCGCAGGTGCACTTTGCGGTGCTGAAGGATCGCACCGGCCGTGAGCGCGAGGTCGCTGTCAAGGTGCTGCGTCCCAACATGCTGGGTGTGATCGACAAGGACTTGGCACTCATGCGCATGATGGCCGGCTGGGTCGAGGGGCTGTCTGCAGACGGCAAGCGCCTCAAACCCCGCGAGGTGGTGGCCGAGTTCGACAAGTACCTGCATGATGAGCTGGATCTGGTCCGTGAAGCATCAAGCGCCGCACAACTCCGGCGCAACATGGAGGGGCTAGATTTGGTCCTGATCCCTGAGATGCTCTGGGACTATTGCACGACCGAAGTGCTGGTCATGGAGCGCATGCATGGTGTGCCGATCAGCCAGATCGACAAACTTCGCGAGGCCGGCGTCGATGTACCCAAGTTGGCCCGCGATGGCGTGACTCTGTTTTTCACCCAGGTCTTCCGTGACGGGTTTTTCCACGCCGACATGCACCCGGGCAACATCCAGGTCAGCCTCGCGCCTGAGACCTTCGGTCGCTACATCTCTTTGGATTTCGGAATCGTCGGCACTTTGACCGAAGTGGACAAAGAGTACCTCGCGCAGAACTTTGTGGCCTTCTTCCGCCGCGATTACAAGCGTGTGGCGGAGTTGCACATAGAGTCCGGCTGGGTGCCCGCTGCCACCCGTGTAGATGAGTTGGAAGCCGCTGTCCGCGCTGTGTGTGAGCCTTACTTTGACCGGCCGCTCAAAGAGATTTCTCTGGGCATGGTGCTGATGCGCTTGTTCCAGACGTCCCGCCGCTTCCACGTGGAGATTCAGCCGCAACTTGTGTTGTTGCAAAAAACCCTGCTCAATATCGAAGGTTTGGGTCGGGATCTGGATCCGGATCTGGATTTGTGGGCGACGGCCAAGCCCTTTCTGGAGCAGTGGATGCTGCAGCAGGTGGGCCCGCAAAAGCTGATCCATGAACTCAAAGCCCAAGCCCCGCGGTATGCCAAATTGTTGCCGGAGCTACCGGGGTTGCTGCATCAGTATCTCCAGCGCCAAGGCGGTGGCAACGAGGAGCTGATGCGGGAGCTGCTGCAAGAGCAAAAACGTACCAACCGCCTGTTGCAAACCTTGGTGGCAGTTGTCATCGGCTTCTCGGTGGGATTGGTGCTGGTTCAGCTATGGGCGCGCATCCGGCTGTTTTGA
- a CDS encoding FmdB family zinc ribbon protein, whose product MPIYAYKCESCGFAKDVLQKISDAPLQDCPQCNAPAFKKQLTAAGFQLKGSGWYVTDFKGGSAPATGVAPATGDSPAAKPAETKSEAPSAAPAAPAAPSTPSSTT is encoded by the coding sequence ATGCCCATTTACGCCTACAAATGCGAGTCCTGCGGATTTGCCAAGGATGTATTGCAGAAAATCTCCGACGCTCCGCTGCAGGATTGCCCGCAGTGCAACGCACCTGCATTCAAGAAACAACTGACGGCCGCCGGTTTTCAGCTCAAGGGCTCCGGCTGGTACGTGACAGACTTCAAAGGCGGCAGCGCGCCAGCGACTGGCGTCGCGCCAGCTACCGGCGACAGCCCAGCGGCCAAGCCTGCAGAAACCAAATCTGAAGCGCCTTCGGCCGCACCCGCAGCCCCTGCGGCGCCAAGTACCCCGTCATCCACCACCTGA
- a CDS encoding DUF502 domain-containing protein has product MKKYLLTGLMVWLPLAITIWVLLWLVGLLDAVFAGFLSGVSAITPTTSAPTIERLHSIPGLGVVLVFAALLVTGALVSNVAGRWWVKQWDKLFTNIPIVKSIYNSVKKVSDTLFSSNGNAFRTALLIQYPRAGSWTIGFQTGTPGGEVASHLGEEFVSVYVPTTPNPTSGFFLMLPRKDVIELDMSVDEALTYVISMGSVAPTAHVPTAPTAPK; this is encoded by the coding sequence ATTAAAAAATACCTGCTCACCGGCCTGATGGTCTGGTTGCCGCTGGCCATCACCATCTGGGTGTTGTTGTGGCTGGTCGGTCTGCTGGACGCAGTGTTCGCAGGATTTTTGAGCGGCGTTTCCGCCATCACGCCCACGACTTCTGCACCAACCATCGAGCGGCTGCACAGCATTCCGGGGCTCGGCGTGGTGCTGGTGTTTGCTGCATTGTTGGTGACCGGCGCATTGGTCTCCAATGTGGCCGGGCGCTGGTGGGTCAAGCAATGGGACAAGTTGTTCACCAACATCCCGATTGTCAAATCCATTTACAACAGCGTGAAGAAGGTGTCCGACACCTTGTTCTCCAGCAACGGCAATGCCTTCCGCACCGCCTTGTTGATCCAATACCCCCGCGCCGGCAGTTGGACCATCGGTTTCCAGACGGGCACGCCGGGTGGAGAGGTGGCATCGCACTTGGGCGAAGAGTTTGTCAGTGTCTATGTACCCACCACGCCGAACCCGACCAGCGGTTTCTTTTTGATGCTGCCCCGCAAAGACGTGATCGAGCTCGATATGAGCGTGGACGAGGCGCTGACTTATGTGATTTCCATGGGATCGGTGGCGCCAACTGCCCACGTCCCGACAGCGCCCACTGCGCCCAAATAA
- the aspS gene encoding aspartate--tRNA ligase has translation MAMRSHYCGLVTEALLGQTVTLCGWVNRRRDHGGVIFVDVRDREGYVQVVCDPDRAEMFKVAEDIRNEYCVQIKGLVRARPEGTTNDSLKSGKIEVLCHELIVLNESVTPPFQLDEDNLSETTRLTHRVLDLRRPYMQNNLMLRYRVAMEVRKFLDANGFVDIETPMLTKSTPEGARDYLVPSRVHDGQFFALPQSPQLFKQLLMVAGFDRYYQITKCFRDEDLRADRQPEFTQIDIETSFLTEEDIRDMFQGMITTVFKNTIGVDLGEFPVMTYQDAARLYGSDKPDLRVNLEFAELTDVMKDVDFKVFSGAATMKGGRVVALRIPGGSAENGGISRGEIDAYTEFVKIYGAKGLAYIRVNDLSKGRDGLQSPIVKNIHDAALNAVLERTGAQNGDLIFFGADKEKIVNDAIGALRIKIGHSEFGKKNGLFTGGWKPLWVVDFPMFEYDEESQRYTAVHHPFTAPKEGHEDWMVTAPEKCISQGYDMVLNGWEMGGGSVRIHRADVQQKVFDALKITPEEAQLKFGFLLDALQYGAPPHGGLAFGLDRIVTLMTGAESIRDVIAFPKTQRAQCLLTQAPSPVDEKQLRELHIRLRNVDLAKTA, from the coding sequence ATGGCTATGCGTTCTCATTATTGCGGTCTCGTGACCGAAGCCCTGTTGGGCCAAACCGTGACTCTGTGTGGTTGGGTCAATCGTCGTCGTGACCACGGTGGTGTGATTTTTGTGGACGTGCGTGACCGCGAAGGCTACGTGCAAGTGGTTTGCGATCCGGACCGCGCCGAGATGTTCAAGGTGGCCGAAGACATTCGCAATGAATACTGCGTGCAGATCAAGGGTTTGGTGCGTGCGCGCCCCGAAGGCACCACCAATGACAGCCTCAAGAGCGGCAAGATTGAAGTGTTGTGCCACGAACTGATCGTGCTGAACGAATCGGTGACTCCTCCGTTCCAACTGGACGAAGACAACCTGTCTGAAACCACCCGCCTGACCCACCGCGTGTTGGATCTGCGCCGCCCCTACATGCAAAACAACCTGATGCTGCGCTACCGCGTGGCCATGGAAGTGCGCAAGTTCTTGGACGCCAACGGTTTTGTGGACATCGAAACCCCGATGTTGACCAAGAGCACGCCCGAAGGCGCACGTGACTACCTGGTGCCTAGCCGTGTGCATGATGGCCAGTTTTTCGCGCTGCCCCAGTCGCCCCAGTTGTTCAAGCAGCTGCTGATGGTGGCGGGTTTCGATCGCTACTACCAGATCACCAAGTGCTTCCGCGACGAAGACTTGCGCGCTGACCGTCAGCCGGAATTCACCCAGATCGATATCGAAACCTCTTTCCTGACCGAAGAGGACATCCGTGACATGTTCCAAGGCATGATCACCACCGTGTTCAAGAACACCATCGGTGTGGACTTGGGCGAGTTCCCGGTCATGACCTACCAGGATGCGGCCCGTTTGTACGGCTCTGACAAGCCTGATTTGCGCGTGAACCTCGAGTTCGCCGAACTCACCGACGTCATGAAGGACGTGGATTTCAAGGTGTTCTCAGGCGCTGCCACCATGAAGGGTGGCCGTGTGGTGGCCCTGCGTATCCCCGGTGGTTCTGCCGAAAACGGTGGTATCAGCCGTGGCGAAATCGATGCCTACACCGAGTTCGTCAAGATCTACGGTGCCAAGGGCTTGGCCTACATCCGCGTGAATGACCTGTCCAAGGGCCGTGATGGTCTGCAAAGCCCGATTGTGAAGAACATCCACGACGCAGCCCTGAATGCGGTGCTGGAGCGCACCGGTGCCCAGAACGGAGACTTGATCTTCTTCGGTGCCGACAAGGAAAAAATCGTCAATGACGCCATCGGTGCCCTGCGCATCAAGATTGGCCACAGCGAGTTTGGCAAGAAAAACGGCCTGTTCACCGGTGGCTGGAAGCCGCTGTGGGTGGTGGACTTCCCGATGTTCGAATACGACGAAGAAAGCCAGCGTTACACCGCTGTGCACCACCCCTTCACAGCACCCAAGGAAGGCCACGAGGACTGGATGGTAACCGCGCCTGAAAAGTGCATTTCCCAAGGCTACGACATGGTCTTGAACGGTTGGGAAATGGGTGGCGGTTCGGTCCGTATCCACCGTGCAGACGTGCAGCAGAAAGTGTTCGATGCCCTGAAGATCACACCGGAAGAAGCCCAGCTCAAATTCGGCTTCCTGCTCGATGCATTGCAATACGGTGCCCCACCCCACGGTGGTCTCGCATTCGGTCTGGACCGCATCGTGACTCTGATGACCGGCGCGGAATCCATCCGTGACGTGATTGCTTTCCCCAAGACCCAGCGTGCCCAGTGCTTGCTGACCCAGGCGCCGAGCCCGGTGGACGAGAAGCAGCTGCGCGAATTGCACATCCGCTTGCGCAATGTGGATTTGGCTAAAACGGCCTGA
- the nudB gene encoding dihydroneopterin triphosphate diphosphatase produces MTNRFKIPLSVLVVIHTPQREVLLIRRLESDPAAPPFWQSVTGAKDTEDEDWAITAAREVWEETGLDCRTGGPLQHNLTDWALENVYTIYPRWLHRYAPGVTHNTERVFGLLVPEVCEVTLAPREHTHYCWLPYSEAADLCFSPSNAEAVLQLMHMPSSHEEERA; encoded by the coding sequence ATGACGAACCGCTTCAAAATTCCCCTGTCGGTATTGGTGGTGATCCATACCCCGCAGCGCGAGGTACTTCTGATTCGGCGGCTGGAGTCTGACCCCGCCGCGCCTCCTTTCTGGCAGTCGGTAACCGGCGCCAAAGACACTGAGGATGAGGACTGGGCGATCACAGCCGCCCGTGAGGTGTGGGAGGAGACAGGTCTGGATTGCAGAACTGGTGGCCCCCTGCAACACAACTTGACGGACTGGGCTCTGGAGAACGTGTACACCATCTATCCGCGTTGGCTGCATCGCTACGCCCCCGGGGTCACGCACAACACCGAGAGGGTGTTCGGTTTGCTCGTTCCTGAAGTTTGTGAGGTAACCCTCGCACCTCGGGAGCACACTCACTATTGCTGGCTGCCTTACTCAGAGGCGGCCGATTTGTGTTTTTCGCCGTCCAATGCAGAGGCCGTGCTGCAGCTCATGCACATGCCATCCAGCCATGAGGAGGAGCGCGCATGA
- a CDS encoding endonuclease/exonuclease/phosphatase family protein, translating to MKTLRVVTYNIHKGVQGLGPLRRLEIHNLSHAMELMDADVLCLQEVRKLHQREARHFPHWPQAPQADYLAPAGYEAIYRTNAITRHGEHGNALLSKWPVVQHQHEDMSDHRLEQRGLLHVELDVAGQSVHVLVVHLGLIRAGRGRQLQQLTQFIQREIPPDAPLLVAGDFNDLPAWVARQLAPAGLKAPVTKPCVTFPSRLPLVQLDHVLARGLTPVSATAPRGMSWARMSDHLPLITEWQLAAETPAC from the coding sequence ATGAAGACTTTGCGCGTGGTGACCTACAACATCCATAAGGGTGTTCAGGGGCTGGGGCCTCTGCGTCGTTTGGAGATCCATAACCTCAGCCACGCGATGGAGCTCATGGATGCGGATGTACTGTGCCTGCAAGAAGTCCGAAAGTTGCACCAGCGTGAGGCGCGGCATTTTCCGCATTGGCCGCAAGCTCCGCAGGCGGATTACCTGGCCCCGGCAGGCTATGAGGCCATCTACCGCACCAACGCCATCACACGCCATGGAGAGCACGGTAACGCTTTGCTGAGCAAGTGGCCGGTGGTGCAACATCAGCACGAAGACATGTCGGACCACCGTCTTGAACAGCGGGGTTTGCTCCATGTGGAGTTGGATGTAGCGGGGCAGAGTGTGCATGTTTTGGTAGTGCATCTGGGACTTATCCGTGCGGGGCGGGGGCGTCAATTGCAACAACTGACGCAGTTCATTCAACGGGAGATTCCACCGGACGCCCCCCTTTTGGTGGCTGGCGATTTCAATGACTTGCCCGCCTGGGTGGCCCGGCAATTGGCCCCTGCCGGATTGAAGGCGCCTGTGACCAAGCCTTGTGTCACCTTCCCGTCACGCCTGCCGCTGGTGCAACTCGACCACGTGCTGGCGCGAGGACTCACCCCTGTAAGTGCTACAGCGCCCCGGGGCATGAGTTGGGCGCGTATGTCGGACCATCTGCCCTTGATCACAGAATGGCAGCTGGCAGCGGAAACGCCGGCATGTTGA